One Deltaproteobacteria bacterium genomic region harbors:
- a CDS encoding extracellular solute-binding protein, with protein MIQYFVKARLANLCCLVLLYFAVVPKTGFAAAAESMEQLYEKAKQEGGRLTLYAPLSTRVEAVVPPAFMKRFPGVTVNHVDSTSDKLIARVLSERRGGRVLADVISGALTYLPQMLEQNFLAPLTIPEAAIYPAQMKGDSWVATDTQYYIIGWNTGLVKKGEEPKSFEDLTHSRWKGNLMGEPRDFQLLVGFAKVRYKNDERAVELFRKIAANEVEFHRGHSQLAEFLVAGQRPVCFTCYSHHFPARVKQGAPILPLMTEGVGEIGGSVAILKGAPNPNAAMLWARWVISEEGQRMYAQAGETPAHPKVEPLEKVRPDKPYMLSVGDIKEFPKYEKLWKEIFQIR; from the coding sequence ATGATCCAATATTTCGTTAAGGCAAGATTAGCCAACCTTTGCTGCCTTGTTCTTTTGTATTTCGCCGTTGTTCCAAAGACTGGTTTCGCTGCGGCGGCCGAATCCATGGAACAGCTTTATGAGAAAGCCAAGCAAGAAGGAGGCAGGCTCACTCTCTACGCGCCTCTGTCAACGCGCGTGGAGGCAGTGGTGCCACCGGCGTTCATGAAAAGATTTCCCGGGGTGACCGTCAACCACGTCGACAGCACCTCGGATAAGCTGATTGCACGGGTGCTGAGCGAGCGGCGCGGCGGGCGTGTGTTAGCGGATGTCATCAGCGGCGCGCTCACTTACCTACCGCAGATGCTCGAACAAAATTTCCTTGCGCCGCTGACGATCCCCGAGGCCGCGATTTATCCAGCCCAGATGAAGGGCGACTCTTGGGTTGCCACCGATACGCAATATTACATCATTGGCTGGAACACCGGCCTGGTCAAAAAAGGCGAAGAGCCTAAAAGCTTCGAGGATTTGACGCACTCGCGGTGGAAGGGCAACCTGATGGGCGAGCCGCGCGATTTTCAGCTCCTGGTGGGCTTCGCCAAGGTGAGATACAAGAACGATGAACGGGCTGTCGAGCTTTTCAGAAAGATCGCCGCCAACGAGGTGGAATTTCACCGTGGCCATTCCCAACTGGCGGAGTTTCTGGTCGCGGGACAGCGCCCGGTTTGCTTCACCTGTTATTCGCATCATTTTCCGGCGCGCGTTAAGCAAGGCGCGCCGATCCTGCCGTTGATGACCGAAGGCGTCGGTGAAATTGGCGGCTCGGTGGCTATCCTCAAGGGCGCACCCAATCCGAACGCGGCGATGCTCTGGGCGCGCTGGGTGATCAGCGAGGAAGGCCAGCGAATGTACGCCCAAGCGGGAGAGACTCCCGCCCATCCGAAGGTCGAGCCGCTCGAAAAGGTCCGGCCGGACAAGCCCTACATGCTATCGGTAGGGGATATCAAAGAATTCCCGAAGTACGAGAAACTTTGGAAGGAAATCTTCCAAATCCGCTGA
- a CDS encoding YHYH protein — translation MRSGRITRRAFAITIVGFATPALLALAVAQTKLLDLASGRYAQGAMDRRSLAEPARNTIYSCDRQVMGEALNRPWVDSSGVIDFAKKPVVEGSKSWNGQLNVHERPEQINLAGDGLPNHATGNFPIDRASAAYRYDRNPNVIQAYGVQFTIPSNPRIAAVPGCLPMGIIGVALSGAVFFNALDAPGRDAVAHEIFDECEGHPERNGRYHYHHFSPCFDQGDSKAHSPLIGYALDGFAIYGPRDAAGVYIANDKLDECHGHIGPVATANGGTKTVYHYHANREFPYTLGCFRGGAIARPERPRPPPRRAEIGGDRVPADAQSAAVGSEYRVAFAAAPIAANDLSVITLGTGGPPANAERAGPSGLVRYGNVRLLVDMGRDTQLRLQQANVSLRDLSALLFTHHHLDHNEEFVPILLKARLQGGAAQIIGPPGTKRFTDFVLDFYKDDSDYRAQRTGGSGEVMRNVTMREVSGGENFSLYGLTVRTARVNHTIHTVAYRFDAGEKSIVISGDLSFSPSLIELARDADVLVMDAGPLNLGPTNQPQRPNRANPSRAHSTLVEVAEMARQANVKRLVLTHFANARFSETLSRGQIAEIFKGEVIFAKDLLEVSP, via the coding sequence ATGCGTTCAGGCCGCATCACTCGCCGCGCTTTTGCTATCACAATCGTCGGATTCGCCACGCCAGCGCTTTTGGCGTTGGCGGTCGCGCAGACGAAACTGCTCGATCTCGCTTCCGGGCGCTATGCGCAAGGGGCGATGGATCGCCGCTCGTTGGCCGAGCCGGCGCGGAATACGATCTATTCTTGCGATCGCCAAGTCATGGGCGAAGCCCTGAACCGGCCATGGGTGGATTCGTCCGGGGTAATCGATTTCGCCAAGAAACCGGTGGTTGAAGGTTCAAAAAGTTGGAACGGTCAGCTCAACGTCCACGAGCGGCCGGAGCAGATAAATCTTGCCGGCGACGGCCTGCCGAATCATGCGACCGGCAATTTCCCCATCGACCGCGCTTCGGCAGCGTACCGCTATGATCGCAATCCCAATGTCATCCAAGCCTACGGCGTGCAATTCACGATACCCAGCAACCCACGCATCGCCGCGGTTCCCGGTTGTCTGCCGATGGGCATTATCGGCGTCGCCTTGAGCGGCGCGGTGTTTTTCAATGCCCTCGATGCTCCGGGACGCGACGCCGTCGCGCATGAGATCTTCGACGAGTGCGAAGGCCACCCGGAGAGAAATGGCCGCTACCACTATCATCATTTTTCACCTTGCTTCGACCAGGGCGATTCCAAGGCTCACTCGCCGCTCATCGGCTACGCCCTTGACGGATTCGCCATTTACGGGCCGCGCGACGCAGCGGGAGTTTACATCGCCAATGACAAGCTCGACGAATGCCATGGCCATATCGGCCCCGTGGCAACCGCCAACGGTGGCACGAAAACCGTCTATCATTACCACGCCAACCGCGAGTTCCCCTACACATTGGGTTGTTTCCGCGGCGGCGCCATCGCTCGCCCGGAACGGCCGCGGCCACCGCCTCGACGGGCGGAAATAGGAGGCGATAGGGTTCCGGCTGATGCACAGTCAGCCGCCGTTGGCTCGGAATATCGTGTCGCTTTTGCCGCAGCGCCGATAGCGGCGAACGACTTGAGCGTCATCACCCTGGGCACCGGCGGACCGCCGGCCAACGCCGAACGCGCCGGGCCTAGCGGGCTGGTGCGCTATGGTAATGTTCGACTGCTGGTCGACATGGGGCGCGACACTCAACTTCGTCTCCAACAAGCCAACGTTTCACTGCGTGACCTGAGCGCTCTGCTGTTCACGCACCATCATCTCGATCACAACGAGGAGTTCGTGCCCATCTTGCTAAAAGCCCGCCTGCAGGGTGGCGCGGCGCAGATCATCGGTCCGCCGGGCACAAAGCGCTTCACCGATTTCGTGCTGGACTTTTATAAGGACGACAGCGACTACCGCGCCCAGCGCACGGGAGGGTCGGGGGAGGTCATGCGCAACGTCACGATGCGCGAAGTCAGCGGCGGTGAGAATTTCTCCCTGTATGGCCTTACGGTGAGAACCGCGCGGGTCAATCATACGATTCATACGGTTGCTTATCGCTTCGACGCCGGCGAAAAATCGATCGTGATTTCGGGCGACCTGAGTTTTTCCCCGAGCTTGATCGAGCTGGCGCGCGACGCGGATGTGTTGGTGATGGACGCCGGTCCACTGAATCTGGGCCCGACGAATCAACCGCAACGCCCCAACCGTGCCAACCCATCGCGTGCTCACAGCACCCTGGTCGAAGTCGCGGAGATGGCGCGCCAAGCCAACGTCAAACGACTGGTGC
- a CDS encoding c-type cytochrome — protein MDRHGRTRIVPERPQEDSTVKLHRLGGSFLGGVIIYIAGCATQPELTPRQAPETPQIAQGRALFNDVKLSGDGKWSCASCHPNHGHTNNKTYIGLDVVADGNPQGRSTPTLWGAGTRQAFSWAGTAPSLQANMRAIIVNRMKGPEPSSQALAALEAYVRALGYPVNPYLNDDGTPTAAAPAAAKRGHAVFTRAGCQACHLPPTFDKKEVEDVFSGGKFKVPSLRAVSHTAPYFHDGRFATLEETVRYMWSYVQKAGTTESLSDADLRDLVEYLRIL, from the coding sequence ATCGACCGACATGGCAGAACGCGTATTGTTCCCGAGAGACCGCAGGAGGATTCAACTGTGAAACTGCACCGACTGGGCGGTTCGTTCCTTGGTGGCGTAATCATTTACATTGCCGGCTGCGCCACGCAGCCTGAGTTGACACCGCGCCAAGCTCCCGAGACGCCCCAAATCGCTCAGGGACGCGCACTGTTCAATGACGTCAAACTCTCCGGTGACGGCAAATGGTCCTGCGCCTCTTGCCACCCCAACCATGGTCACACCAACAACAAGACCTATATCGGTCTTGACGTCGTCGCCGACGGCAATCCCCAAGGCCGGAGTACGCCGACTTTGTGGGGCGCGGGTACTAGACAAGCGTTTTCATGGGCCGGCACGGCGCCGAGCCTGCAAGCGAACATGCGCGCTATTATCGTCAACCGGATGAAGGGCCCCGAGCCCAGCTCCCAAGCACTGGCCGCGCTTGAAGCCTATGTCCGGGCGCTTGGCTATCCGGTAAACCCCTACTTGAACGATGACGGCACACCGACAGCCGCCGCCCCAGCGGCGGCAAAACGCGGCCACGCGGTTTTCACTAGAGCCGGCTGCCAAGCTTGCCATCTGCCGCCGACCTTCGACAAAAAGGAGGTCGAGGATGTTTTCTCGGGCGGTAAGTTCAAGGTGCCGTCGCTGCGCGCCGTTTCCCACACCGCGCCCTACTTCCACGATGGGCGCTTTGCGACGCTAGAGGAAACCGTCCGCTATATGTGGAGCTACGTGCAGAAGGCCGGCACCACGGAGTCGCTGAGCGACGCCGACCTGCGTGACCTGGTGGAATACCTGCGGATATTGTGA